From Candoia aspera isolate rCanAsp1 chromosome 4, rCanAsp1.hap2, whole genome shotgun sequence, a single genomic window includes:
- the LSM5 gene encoding U6 snRNA-associated Sm-like protein LSm5 yields the protein MAANATTNPSQLLPLELVDKCIGSRIHIVMKSDKEIVGTLLGFDDFVNMVLEDVTEFEITPEGRRITKLDQILLNGNNITMLVPGGEGPEV from the exons ATGGCGGCCAACGCGACTACCAACCCGTCCCAACTTTTGCCTCTTG AACTGGTGGACAAGTGTATAGGCTCTCGTATTCACATTGTAATGAAAAGTGATAAAGAAATTGTTGGCACGCTCCTAGGATTTGATGATTTTGTCA ACATGGTATTAGAAGATGTTACTGAATT TGAAATCACCCCTGAAGGACGAAGAATCACAAAGCTAGATCAGATTTTGCTAAATGGAAACAATATAACTATG TTGGTTCCTggaggagaaggaccagaagtATAA